The genomic region GATTGTGGACTGATTTCAGCCAACATCGGGGGATTTTATGGAAATTTACCTTTGTTTTGGGCGGGTTTGCCGGAATTCTCGGCACTCTCATCTGGATCCTGCTTAAGGGATTTGCCTTACCCATTCTTTCCCTGGGTCACGCGATTCCGGGAATCGCGCAATTGTGGGAATGGCTGAAGTTTGGCGAAACGGCTAAGGTGGCGGCGACCTGGTATTGGATCGTCCCGACCTTGTTTTTGTTCTGGATCGTGATGATGCACGGTTTTCGCATTTTGGTGTACCAGCGCGATTTATACCGGGCGATTCACTACGGGTCGCCGGATTTGGCCGAATTTTTTTGGCGGTTGGATGCGGCGATCGCCCAAACGGAAGTCGAAGGGGAGGGGAGTCCCAAGCACTTGCCTCCGATCCGGGTCAACGCGATCGGACATAGCATGGGCGCCTGTTTGTTGGTCAATACCCTGCGAATTCTCTCCGATCGCTTCGGGAAAGACGATCTCGATGTCGAGATCGGCGCGCAGTTGGACCGAGACGATTTGGAAGCGTCTTATATCGGCAAATATCTACTGTTAGATAAGTTAGTGTTAGCTTCGCCGGATATTCCCTTGGAGTTTCTGCGCGAAGGTCGCAATAACTACGTGCGTTCGGCGATGCGCCGTTGCCGTCAGATTTATCTGATGTCGAGCGATCGCGATGCGGTGTTGCGCTACATGCCAACTTTGGGCAATTGGTTTATCGAACCGAGTATCGAAATGTCCGGCTATCGCCTGGGGAATGTGTTTCTACAACGGCAAAACCCGGAGGATCCCAATAGTCGGTACGTCCCGAAAATCCGCAACATGTTTGAATGGCAAGAGGCAGTGATTCCGACGAGTGCTTACGATTTGTTCCGCCGTTTTAACTATCTCGATTGTTCGGAAATCGAGGCGGTCAATGGGATACGGGCGAACCTAACCCACTGGTCCGGCCCGGCGATCGACCTAGGTAATATGACCTTGTTCGTGTTGCGTTCTTTACCCCTGTCGTTGGGATCGAAACTGCCGGAATTCGACCTTCACGGCGGTTATTTTTTCACGGATACGCTGACCTTTCGGATTATCCGCTTGTTGATCGCCAGTGAAACCGACTCGCCAGAAGAGTTACAAGAGCGAATCTGGGAGGCGATCGCGGGCAGTCCCATCCGCTTTTTACCCAGCGATTCCAGGTTGCGATAAACCGCGATCGAGACCCTAAAATTTATACAAAATCTGCCCCAATCTCCACGCATTTTGTACAATCCTACCCGAAACAATTGGTAAACCAAGTAAGGACACGGCATTGTGTCCTTACAACCGATTAATGTGACAACCAATTAATGTGACAACCGATTGAAGGGCTGTATAAAAATACAACACATACCCCTCCTCGACCGACGACAGAAGATCTTCAAAAGATCTTCTAAAGATCTTTTGAACGACAGATAGTCTTTAACCCGGTAATTACTGGTAAAACCTAGTAATACTGTGTATTAGGTGCTATCTTACCTGGCTCTGGCTAATTGCCAGAGATTGTTTTCAAGAAGACATTGATACTGTCATTAGCATCCCGGTCGATTCTATGGGAGCAATTGGGGCAGATAAATTTCTTAGAATCGCCTAGCCGATTGTGAATCTGCCCGCATTTTGAGCAGGTTTTGCTTGTATATTCTTCCGTGACTTCTATTACCTGGCAGCCTCGTTTAACCGCTTGGTGAACCAGCCTCTGTTTAAAGCGGTAGTGCGCCCAAGTGAGCAAAGAACGTGCTGTTTTATGGTTAATCTTTCGCTTGGCTCTGTAGACCATGAACGATGACTTAAAGTCGGGAATAATGACCTGGGAGTAATTAGAGGTCAAGAAAGCAGCAGTCTTTTTGTGACATTCATCAACCAGGTTTCTAATTTTTATTCTTAGCTGCCGAGCCAGCTTTCTTAGCTTGAATCTTTTGCGCTTATTGTCTCTGCATGAAAGCTTTAGCAGTTTCTGACTGAATCCGATCTAAACGCTTACAGAGCTTGACAATGCGCGAGATTGAGCCGTTGCCTAGTTCAATGACCTTGTTGCCGTCAAAACCAGTCAAAAAAGTTCTCACTCCAGGGTCTAGTACAGCCTGGCAGAAATGAGCTTACTATGTAAAAGAGAGCGCGAAAAGGATTTCTCTGCAATGCCTAGACTAGCCGCCTCCCCCATTAGCTTGAGCGAAGCCGAGCGCAGTGAATTAGAAAAATTGCTTAGGCGTCGGAAGAG from Oxynema aestuarii AP17 harbors:
- a CDS encoding alpha/beta hydrolase, which codes for MNTQITPPPLPQEWKAESVDNDSRWLESIIKNTAPFSDAWIKARIVQLTYPPPPNYHNPSRELGGDCPYLAASSIAEVLERLHDLCPDRAVYSFFDRQVDEAYITRALFAWDNHKFTQSIGRNFEVFQDRTHPNVFLVTSTATPSLDADRKLPDPGRFRPLFNVDELGAIVAERGCEQLTLRTHGYATPSKIFYPLFSQEADALTADDRISGDTRDRSRSDRALNPNQFYIGYHWPSEQPITSAGLWTDFSQHRGILWKFTFVLGGFAGILGTLIWILLKGFALPILSLGHAIPGIAQLWEWLKFGETAKVAATWYWIVPTLFLFWIVMMHGFRILVYQRDLYRAIHYGSPDLAEFFWRLDAAIAQTEVEGEGSPKHLPPIRVNAIGHSMGACLLVNTLRILSDRFGKDDLDVEIGAQLDRDDLEASYIGKYLLLDKLVLASPDIPLEFLREGRNNYVRSAMRRCRQIYLMSSDRDAVLRYMPTLGNWFIEPSIEMSGYRLGNVFLQRQNPEDPNSRYVPKIRNMFEWQEAVIPTSAYDLFRRFNYLDCSEIEAVNGIRANLTHWSGPAIDLGNMTLFVLRSLPLSLGSKLPEFDLHGGYFFTDTLTFRIIRLLIASETDSPEELQERIWEAIAGSPIRFLPSDSRLR
- a CDS encoding zinc ribbon domain-containing protein, coding for MVYRAKRKINHKTARSLLTWAHYRFKQRLVHQAVKRGCQVIEVTEEYTSKTCSKCGQIHNRLGDSKKFICPNCSHRIDRDANDSINVFLKTISGN